A single Triticum dicoccoides isolate Atlit2015 ecotype Zavitan chromosome 2A, WEW_v2.0, whole genome shotgun sequence DNA region contains:
- the LOC119352060 gene encoding pathogenesis-related protein 1-like, with the protein MASTNSWTHEIESSVAAPRLFRAGVMDWHTLAPKLAPHIVASAHPVNSEGGIGSVRQFNFTSAMPFSVMKERLEFLDEEKCECKSTLIEGGGIGSAIETATSHIKVEPAANGGSVVKVDSTYKLLPAVEVNDEITKAKESVTAIFKAAKAYLIANPDAYN; encoded by the exons ATGGCCTCCACCAACAGCTGGACCCACGAGATTGAGTCCTCAGTCGCGGCACCGCGCCTGTTCCGTGCCGGCGTCATGGACTGGCACACTCTGGCACCCAAGCTCGCGCCCCACATCGTCGCCAGCGCCCATCCCGTCAACAGCGAAGGCGGCATCGGCAGCGTCAGGCAGTTCAACTTTACCTCAG ccATGCCCTTTAGCGTCATGAAGGAGAGGCTAGAGTTCCTGGACGAGGAGAAGTGCGAGTGCAAGTCAACCCTCATCGAGGGCGGCGGCATCGGCTCAGCCATCGAGACCGCAACGTCGCACATTAAGGTGGAGCCGGCGGCCAACGGCGGGAGCGTCGTGAAAGTGGACTCGACATACAAGCTGCTGCCAGCCGTGGAGGTGAATGACGAAATCACCAAGGCCAAGGAATCCGTCACCGCCATCTTCAAGGCCGCCAAGGCCTACCTCATAGCCAACCCCGACGCCTACAACTGA